CTATTACTCAAAGTATATGAATCTTGATTAAATATTTCACTATCACTACATGTACTATAATGACTAATGTTAGCAGAAATGACTGACTCTCAATCAGAGTCTGTGATTGTAAATGtcttttcttcaatttttctGATCTTTTCTCTTAAGCCTTCTTCTGTAATGAACATTAAGCAGGAGAATTCTCCTTCGCTTAGATCACTAAACTCTTCAAAATCAGTTTCTGAGTCGGAATCAGTGTTTGAATTGGCAATGTTAATGTGAGTAATTTCAAAGGGTACTATTTGGCCATTGCTTCCACCTAGACTGTAACACAGATTTTCTACAAACTCGAGCAGTTCTTGACAATTACTATGAACTGTGTGAGTACTGATGTCCCATTTGGGTCGAGCATGCCATCATTGCTTCTAGAGTGTGGatcaaatacataaaaaagtCCATCAGTTTTCATAATAGCCACTGTTGTGGATTTAATTGTTAAGAAACTATATGTTTCAGTTTTATCAATAGATTCAGCAACACCCATAAAAGGAGCTTCTACAACCCCATTTGCGTACACTGATCCTGCACATGTTGATATGGTGTTCACTTTGTAACTTTTATAAACCTCTGGCAAGTCTGTAATTAGAAGGTGGCCACCCTTGTGAATTTTTGGTTGGATATCCTTAGAATTGTTTAGTTTTCTAATGTTTTCTATGGAATAAATCCTTTAGTTACTAAGTCATCTTCATCTCTGGAGGGACATAGGGCCTTCACAACAGCTCTCCATCTGGTACGGTCCATGGCAACCTGTTTAGCTTCTCCCCAAGACATCTGGATTTTTCGTAGCTCGGAGTCTAGGGTCCTCCGCCATGTCTGCACGGGACGACCTCTTCTGCAACTTCCTTGCGGGTTCCAGTCCAGAGAATGACGGGCTGTGCATGATTGGCCTCTTCTAATGGTGTGGCCAATCCATCTCCATTTCTTCATCTGGATTTCTTCCGCAATTGGCCTTTGGTTGGTTCTTTGCCACAACTCCTGGTTTGAGAATCGTTCCGGCCATCTGATGCGGAGGATTCTTCTCAGGCTTGTATTAATGAAGACCTGGAGTTTCTTGTCTAGTGCTTTTGTGCGTCTCCAGGTCTCTGAGCCAtataacagaactgttttaacaTTGGTGTTAAACAGTCTGATCTTTGTCCGGAGGTGTATGACCCTGTTGTCCCAGATTGGCTTTAAGGTGATGAAAGCGTACCTAGCTTTTCCTATTCTGGACCTTGTATCTTCTTCTGTGCCTCCTGTCTTACTGACTTCACTGCCGAGGTATGTGAACTGGGGTACATCTTCTATAGGTTCCCCTTCTATGAGGATAGCTGTATCCTGGGCCGCATTGATCCGCAGGCTTTTTGTCTTATTTCTGTTCACTTCCAGGCCAGTTCGTCTTCCTACAGCTTGTAAATGCTCTATCTTCTCTTGCATCTGCACATTGCCTCCACATGGTGAACacatgtgtaaagtttctttgaaatttttcaaggggttaaagagttacagagcggacactaaatTGCTACAGACAGACACCACCGTCAAAACATAATACAGCCTTCAGGTGTATAAAAATGTtggcaattttaaaaatttgaaagtaaaatgtgaaGTACTTGAGCAGAGAAAAAAATGGCTCTTTTTCACTACACTCTAAATAAGCATtaattttcagcaaaaaaaaaatacagttatatgGAAAAGTGCAGAAACTGTCAATAAAACAAACCTCATAATTAAAACAATACTGTATATAACTGTAACGTAATGTTATGAAGTTTTAACCCTTCCTACCCATAATAATGGGCAATCCTGAgagtgaacaagagctgtctgtaagacagttCGCTCCACTACTCCGCAATTTgacagaaaaaatgaatttatgtctcaattagagacctctactataaaagAAAGATATAAAAAGACTCTACTACTGAGAgggttaaagaaaaagtatagGAGGAGTTATAATGATGttggtaaaaaatattttgagtttcaattcaCTAGTACCAatgttatgtccagaaaacaagtCTGTCAAATAATTGAAGTTtttaaagggggataatttggtcaaaaatacaaagtGGTGTGGGGATTCTTACCATGCAtgcaaatgatgataataaagatattgcaatatAATTATGTCCAGAACGCAAAGTCTGCCTAAACTTTTAAGTATGAAAGAGGCATAgttctgtcaaaaataaaataacagttatcGGGATTGTaatcacacatgcagatgatgaatacatagaaatatgtatgtaacaagtcatcatcttttaaagtaacaaagatatgtctataaacaaagcttctGAAAAATTTACATAATTCTAGACATAAGCAATACTaacaaaaaaccaacaacaaaaaaaaaacaacaaagattgCAGGAAAACCTCAAACAAGAGAGCTCATGCTGATGCAGACTCCGAGGTGACTAGAATAACACCCTATTCTCTAAATAGTGGGAGGAGCTAAAAGCTATGCACTAAACACACAGTCATTCCTTAGTAATGGATGTAACTTCTCTCCCCTTTGATGTAACGGACAGCTTGATTGGCCCTTTGACGGTTGCCATCTCAATATCGACACTTTCTCCATCCTGACTCAATGCCTGCTGTAGTAGTTCAGCAGGCACCTTGACAGAACTCCCATCCCACAGAAAAAGTTCAGCTTCACCACCTTCACATCCAATAGCTTCCACATGACATAATCTTTTCTCTGTAGGGGCTTCACAGGGctgtaaatatataaatggaaatataCTGAAGGCCTACAAGAAAAAAAGAGCATAAATAAGTTTTTGTGAAGGAAactaatatattttgttaaataccaTTTCTCTACATAGAAAAATTTATACTTTTGATTTGAGTTGAAATGACTGAAAAGTGTTATTGTTAATGGTATTATGAcaaattatgttataaaatagCTTTCTATTAAAgctaaattgtaaaatataaagaaacattATTTGAGTTACTGACAACAAAACACATACCACAACTTCAGACTTTGCTGTTGTATTCAAAGTGGTtgtattattgtatatatttagaaCAACATCTGTTATGGTGACATTGTCACCTGGCCTCGCCTCAGTAGTTGAATTATCCCTCCAAAGGGAGACCTTCGCTTTCCCAGAGCCATCCTCCACTGTGACTACCTTAATCGGCACCTTCTCTCCTCTGCACGTAACAGTCCTTGGCTCCTCCTCCTAAAATTTATTTTGTACAGTCAATGCAGTGCAGTTTAGACTCTAAAACTGTCAAGGGCAAAAATTCATTAACATCAAATGTGAAAATACTGTCAAGATTTTTAAACACCAACAGTAATTCCGCTACAAATTactacaaattacaaaaaaaatgcgaAGAGCCAGCAACATTTGAAAAAACTACAATGATTTTAGCATTTTCTATCATCATTATCAACAAAAAAAGTGGACAATGTTCGAGTTAGTCTGCATATTTATGGTGTATTGTGCAGAAATATGCTCATACACTGATCTACCAAATATGTACACAAAATGGAATATCTTTTGCATATGCAtgtgtttaatttttacattaacaaattttggcacACAAAGCGGTATCTAAACACCTtctttttatgctcccgaagggaggcatatagtttttgaacagtctgtcattctgtcggtctgtcagtctgtccgcaattttcgtgtccggtccatatctttgtcatcgatggatggattttcaaataacttggcatgaatgtgtaccacagtaagacgacgtgtcgcgcacaagacccaggtccgtagctcaaaggtcaaggtcacacttagacattaaaggtcatttttcatgatagttgggcgtgtccggtccatatctttgtcatccatggatggattttcaaataactcggcatgaatgtgtaccacagtaagacgacgtgtcgtgcggaagacccaggtccgtagctcaaaggtcaaggtcacacttggagttaaaggtcatttttcatgatagttgggcgtgtccggtccatatctttgtcattcgtgcatggattttaaaatcattgggcatgaatgtgtaccacagtaagacgacatgtcgcacacaagacccaggtctgtagctcaaagatcaaggtcacacttagacgttaaaggtcatatttcatgatagtgcattgatgggcgtgtccggtccatatctttgtcattcatgcatggattttaaaataactacgcatgaatgtgtggcacagtaagacgacgtgttctgcgcaagacccaggtccgtaggtcaaaggtcctaaactctaacatcagccataactattcattcaaagtgccattgggggcatgtgtcatcctatggagacagctcttgttaaaattgcaagcatgtatttatgtaaatatacaagTCATATTATCAACAGTAATGCTTTAACAGAACAAGCAAAATGTATATTTACCGGAACGATTTTCCCTTTAATACTCatgttctttttatgcccccgaagggaggcatatagtttttgaaccgtctgtcagtctgtccacaattttcgtgtccggtccatatctttgtcatcgatggatggattttcaaataacttggcatgaatgtgtaccacagtaagacgacgtgtcgcgcgcaagacccaggtctgtacctcaaaggtcaaggtcacactgagacattaaaggatagtgcattgatgggcgtgtccggtccatatctttgtcatcgatggatggattttcaaataacttggcttgaatgtgtgacacagtaagatgacatgtcgcgcgcaagacccaggtccgtagctcaaaggtcaaggtcacacttagacattaaaggatagtgcattgatgggcgtgtctggtccatatctttgtcatcgatggatggattttcaaataacttggcatgaatgcgtaccacagtaagacgacgtgtcgcgcgcaagacccaggtccgtagctcaaaggtcaaggtcacacttagacgttaaaagatagttcattgatgggcgtgtctggtccatatctttgtcatccatggatggattttcaaataacttggcatgaatgtgtaccacagtaagacgatgtgtcgcacgcaagacccaggtccgtagctcaaaggtcaaggtcacacttagacgttaaaggtcatttttcatgatagtgcattgatgggtgtgtctggtccatatctttgtcattcatgcatggattttaaaataattacgcatgaatgtgtgacacagtaagacgacgtgtcgcgcgcaagacccaggtccgtagctcaaaggtcaaggtcacacttagacgttaaaagatagtgcattgatgggcgtgtctggtccatatctttgtcatccatggatggattttcaaataacttggcatgaatgtgtaccacagtaagacgatgtgtcgcacgcaagacccaggtccgtagctcaaaggtcaaggtcacacttagacgttaaaggtcatttttcatgatagtgcattgatgggtgtgtccggtccatatctttgtcattcatgcatggattttaaaataattacgcatgaatgtgtgacacagtaagacgacgtgtcgcgtgcaagacccagttccgtaggtcaaaggtcctaaactctaacatcggccataactatatattcattcaaagtgccatcgggggcatgtgtcatcctacggagacagctcttgttcaaaggTGAGTTAAGTGCTTCAGAAATTGCCACTTTTTCAGCCGGCGGCGGGTTGACCAGGCGGTCCCCTTCAGCTGTGTGCTGCTCTGGCACTTACATTGGCAATGCAATCAATACCTTGGAAACGCTTGTTACAACTAAATATTGGCCGTCCTCATTTTTTCTGATCACTTCTCTCATGACAAGGGAGTTTCCtacctaaaaaaaaacaacaacatatctACGAATGAAAGCTAGGCTCCCAAgtttattagtttctttttttaaaatcagaTCCTCAATATCAGTAAAACACTTTAACAGCCTTTAGTTTTGCCGTTAGATAGGACATATAATCCCATAATTTGACAGGGATAATTTAAGTCAAGGAAATGTTAAGACAAGTAAGGCTGCTACTAATTATCAAGAATATGCCTCTGATGCTGTCctgtaatattaaaatttcaaatttagcGCTTTTAACAGTAAGTACCTTTTACATAGTTTAGTTTCACTCTGGTATTAACAATGCAACACAAAATAACACGTatatcccttacagaagaaaaaggcctgctgcgtactcttgctgtgtacatacagcgtatatgatgcgtacatgatgtgtactgaaatcaatagtacgcaggatatacaccgcacatacaccgatagtacgtttgtagtacacttttgacatgcaaatgagctctgccgcgtactacttgctgcgtacatgctgtggactacatagtacacgggatgtacgctggaggaatttagtatgcgaggaatagtacgcagcatgtacgcggcacatacacttttcacatgcaaatgagcctgcggtgtactacccctgcggcgtacatgctgtgtactcctgcggcgtacatgctgtgtactcctgcggcgtacatgctgtgtactcctggcccgagtcctgcggcgtacatgctgtgtactcctgctgcatacatgctgtgtactcttgtggcgaaactgctgtgataatgtaaattccttaccccaccaactttcgtatgcaaatgctgatcatttggacagaaaaaaaacagaaaaaagataagtgacatgcatcaataagtatttacccttaccaatataatgtagattgatgttatcaaataaattagtatgcttttctccatccacttttcaatgaaataaatcaatttttgtagcatgtaatttggtaaacatttgaagaaaatggcgtaactgcatcaaggggaaacaactttaatgcaactaaatataagtgttatgatttattatagacgatgtgtgcgtagtatgtatttattttgattaaaatccatctgagaacaatctaagactggaattatataagcatttatacacttttacgtctgtaaaaagtagcgcaccaaaaaattttggattgattttttccaatggggcaagcgcaattagccaaaaacgttctgaaaatatacgagcggcaaatccgatgaacaactttttaatttggtgaggccttaatgagttaacataatgagcattaaagccttatataaacatgatagagtggtgttttgcttaagagtattcaaataacagtgagagctattaattcttctcattcaggcgctgttgaggcattatcttggtaattatttcatgtattacaaaatgtaatgcaacgaagttcaaataaggcttttcaattatccaagttagaaagctccaggattaattcaaaatgaaaaagaatatatttttacactgcatgcaaggtgcagctcagaaatcaataagatgtaagcttcacaaatgaacattgcaaatagtttggcgaatttttattgttcagaataccggtaatctgagctattctatgctattaagataaaagttactcggaaatcaagttcttgcttccaaaaaaaaaaaaatgtacaaatctttcctgcatgaagtccctcctgcgtatatgaagtttacttcagactttaacttataaaaaaaaaactaagtataaatgccaaaagaaattgtacaagtctttccccgcgtatatgaagtgtactgcacaaatttcaagtATCTGCTGTGTACtttgcagtgtactattttctcgtacaagtccctcctgcgtacatgcagtgtactccttaaattttcagagtctgtgcggcgtacttgaagtgtactagtgacctcctgcgtacatgctgtgtacttgtcgaaatagtacacggcatgtacgcggcatgcggtgtatgtaaaatgtactcctctagcgtactactgtgttcgcggcatatacacagcaaatacacagcatgtacgccacagaggcttgcttctgtaagggatgtcaagtatcttcatgaaatatgttaCCAACATTAAAGCAATTGCCCTACACACTGCGACTTGTAATTTTTACAATAATGTATCACCGCAAGGCAAAATACCGCAACTGTTTCAtacatttaaacataattgttgacTAGCCTATAGTTCCCAGAATTacaggaattaaaaaacttgatttttttttttcatacaagaTATAAACCGTAATGTTCGACACCGCAATGTGTGGGTTAGTAGCTTAAAACCTACTGTAGTAAGCAAGTCTACAAGATAGATTAAGCTCCGCCTATGATATCATATTCcattattgtttctgtatgtaagatatatacatatttctatagagggagtgtgagtttatactttggatgcaacacacatattaaatatataaaccatccttcgggtcttgttctgtttgtgtgtcaataagccatctcaataaattaatacatatatattacaatgacgatatatattacaatggcgacgaggatgggattattttaaaactgaggATTAAGTGATTTTGTGACAATGGAAAATTTACCTGCGTTTCCCAAATTTGATGTTTACGCTGACGAAAATTCCCTAGGTGTTCGGTGGGACAAATATGTAGATAAACTGGAGAATTTATTTGTTGGGCTAGGTATAAATACAAGGAAAAGGAAAAAGGCACTGTTACTGCACTATATATGCTGGAGATGATGTATATGACATTTATGATACGTTAAATCTACATGGAGAGAGTGAAAATTACGATGAAACAAAAGCTGGACTTACAAACTACTTCAAACCTAGAAAAAACACTCAGTTTGAAATTTTCgaattcaggaatattaaacaGTTGCACGGTGAAACGATGACCAATATGTGACTAGATTACGACAAAAAGCTAAAAACTGTGAATTTTCGGACACTGAGTCAGAAATAAAAAGCCAAATCATACAGGGTGTTATTTCGCAAAAAATGAGAATGCGATGTTTGCAAGATTCAGAAAAATCACTTAATGACTTACTTACAATGATGAGAACAATGGAAATTTCGAAGACTCAAGCAACAAGTATGTCAAAGGACACTAGTAGTCAGCAGGTAGTGCGTGTAAAAAGCAATCCACATTTTAGTCGGAAATCAAAGGGATTCGTACCACAACGTTCGCAACAACGTTCTAGTTCATATCAAGGTTTACCGCAAGCAGGCTTGTCGTCGGGAAGGCGAATCAGTCCTCAACAAACTAGCAAGAAATGTCGTAACTGTGGAGGAAAATACCCACATATATCACGTTGCCCCGCGCTTGGAGCAGAATGTAATTATTGCCACAAGAAGAACcattatatatctgtttgtagaAAACGTAAGAAGCGGGTGACATTGATCGAGGATGAACAGCCGATTTAGAAATTTTAACAGATGAATACGCGACGGATTGCAATTCAGATGAATGTGATGTGCTATTTGGATTCATGTTTAGATAGAAAGAAAGTGccaaagaaaagaataaaattaaatggtGTAGATGTGAATGTTTTGGTTGATAGCGGTCATCGATCAATATTGTCAGTGAAATTGtccttaagaaaatgaaaaaatcaccGGAAATCAAGAAAGCGACCACGAAAGCGTTCGC
This Mercenaria mercenaria strain notata chromosome 17, MADL_Memer_1, whole genome shotgun sequence DNA region includes the following protein-coding sequences:
- the LOC128549989 gene encoding uncharacterized protein LOC128549989 encodes the protein MCSPCGGNVQMQEKIEHLQAVGRRTGLEVNRNKTKSLRINAAQDTAILIEGEPIEDVPQFTYLGSEVSKTGGTEEDTRSRIGKARYAFITLKPIWDNRVIHLRTKIRLFNTNVKTVLLYGSETWRRTKALDKKLQVFINTSLRRILRIRWPERFSNQELWQRTNQRPIAEEIQMKKWRWIGHTIRRGQSCTARHSLDWNPQGSCRRGRPVQTWRRTLDSELRKIQMSWGEAKQVAMDRTRWRAVVKALCPSRDEDDLVTKGFIP
- the LOC128549990 gene encoding uncharacterized protein LOC128549990, producing MSGSVLEDAEVGNSLVMREVIRKNEDGQYLVVTSVSKEEEPRTVTCRGEKVPIKVVTVEDGSGKAKVSLWRDNSTTEARPGDNVTITDVVLNIYNNTTTLNTTAKSEVVPCEAPTEKRLCHVEAIGCEGGEAELFLWDGSSVKVPAELLQQALSQDGESVDIEMATVKGPIKLSVTSKGREVTSITKE